In Fodinicola acaciae, the following proteins share a genomic window:
- the dxr gene encoding 1-deoxy-D-xylulose-5-phosphate reductoisomerase encodes MTVREVVLLGSTGSIGTQAIDVMRRHPDRFRVVGIAAGGGNVELLAAQALELKVDVVAVARATMAQDLQLAFYKAAAASGYESGKFAVPKIIAGPDAATELAALPCDVVLNAITGSIGLRPTLAALRAGRTLALANKESLVAGGPLVRGVAGEGQIVPVDSEHSALAQCLRGGSRAEVAKLIVTASGGPFRGRTRDELAGVTVEQALAHPTWDMGPVITINCATLVNKGLEVIETHELFGVPYEQIDVVVHPQSIVHSMVEFTDGSTLAQANPPDMRLAISLALGWPDRIPRAIVPLDWTRAQSWRFEPLDHERFPAVSLARAAGQAGGVLPAVYNAANEECVGAFMSGSLPFTGIVDTVAAILDEAPRATLGSAEPTDVDDVLAAEDWARKRARELTGRTMRTGDQ; translated from the coding sequence GTGACGGTTCGCGAGGTGGTGTTGCTCGGCTCGACCGGCTCCATCGGTACGCAGGCGATCGACGTGATGAGGCGCCACCCCGACCGGTTCCGGGTGGTCGGCATCGCCGCCGGCGGCGGCAACGTCGAGCTGCTCGCCGCGCAGGCGCTGGAGCTCAAGGTCGACGTCGTCGCGGTCGCTCGCGCGACCATGGCGCAGGACCTCCAACTGGCCTTCTACAAGGCGGCCGCGGCGAGTGGCTACGAGTCCGGCAAGTTCGCCGTACCGAAGATCATCGCCGGCCCCGACGCGGCCACCGAGCTGGCCGCCTTGCCGTGCGACGTGGTGCTCAACGCGATCACCGGCTCGATCGGCCTGCGGCCGACGCTTGCCGCACTCCGGGCCGGCCGTACGCTCGCGCTGGCCAACAAGGAGTCCCTGGTCGCCGGTGGTCCGCTCGTACGCGGGGTGGCTGGCGAAGGCCAGATCGTGCCGGTCGACTCCGAGCACTCCGCGCTCGCGCAGTGCCTGCGCGGCGGCAGCCGCGCCGAGGTCGCCAAGCTGATCGTGACGGCCAGCGGCGGCCCGTTCCGCGGCCGCACGCGCGACGAGCTGGCCGGCGTCACCGTCGAGCAGGCGCTGGCCCATCCGACCTGGGACATGGGGCCGGTCATCACGATCAACTGCGCGACCCTGGTCAACAAGGGCCTGGAGGTCATCGAGACGCACGAGCTGTTCGGCGTGCCGTACGAGCAGATCGACGTGGTCGTGCATCCGCAGTCGATCGTGCACTCCATGGTCGAGTTCACCGACGGCTCCACGCTGGCGCAGGCCAACCCGCCGGACATGCGGCTGGCGATCAGCCTGGCGCTCGGCTGGCCCGACCGCATCCCGCGGGCCATCGTGCCGCTGGACTGGACGCGGGCGCAGAGCTGGCGGTTCGAGCCACTGGACCACGAGCGCTTCCCGGCCGTGTCGCTGGCCCGCGCCGCCGGCCAGGCCGGCGGAGTGCTGCCGGCCGTCTACAACGCGGCCAACGAGGAGTGCGTCGGCGCGTTCATGTCCGGAAGCCTGCCGTTCACCGGCATCGTGGACACTGTTGCGGCAATACTGGACGAGGCACCGCGGGCCACCCTGGGCAGCGCGGAGCCGACCGACGTGGACGACGTACTGGCGGCCGAGGACTGGGCTCGTAAGCGGGCTCGCGAGCTCACCGGCAGGACCATGAGGACCGGAGACCAATAG
- a CDS encoding DUF2631 domain-containing protein yields the protein MAEEEMVTSPDQHKPGPKKAARIGLLVVAVILLLMNFGNHRGHVEDLWLCGIAAGLIAILLVDWALRKNGLKRDS from the coding sequence GTGGCGGAAGAGGAGATGGTCACCTCCCCCGACCAGCACAAGCCTGGCCCGAAGAAGGCGGCCCGCATCGGCCTGCTCGTCGTCGCGGTGATCCTGCTGCTGATGAACTTCGGCAACCACCGCGGCCACGTCGAGGATCTCTGGCTGTGCGGCATCGCGGCGGGCCTGATCGCGATCCTCCTGGTCGACTGGGCCCTGCGCAAGAACGGCCTCAAGCGCGACAGCTAG
- a CDS encoding trypsin-like serine peptidase, which produces MKKLSRSLVALAAAGALVVLAAPVAYAGVLGGHHPSEPAVDLGEVVSTALHSDATYWTPQRMRKAKPADVLARRAYDRQRKAGLLGGVGDLVGTPFSLPSTKAAAPGIAPVAHVGKVFFTFGGVDYVCSGNSVSSRNHDVVATAGHCVNEGPGAYASHWTFVPGYDDGSAPYGKWTARRLVTTSQWAKKGDLNFDTGFAVLATRSGRHIGTVVGGSGVAFNQPKGQTYTLYGYPADSPFDGEKLQKCTGKAVKDSYGSADQGVTCDMTGGSSGGPWLVGSGSRGTQQSVNSFGYDSDPDRMYGPYWGSAIQGSYNSASAG; this is translated from the coding sequence ATGAAGAAGCTCTCCCGTTCCCTGGTCGCGCTCGCCGCCGCCGGTGCGCTGGTCGTGCTGGCGGCGCCGGTGGCCTACGCCGGTGTGCTCGGCGGCCACCATCCCAGCGAACCGGCCGTGGACCTGGGTGAGGTCGTGTCGACCGCACTGCACAGCGACGCCACTTACTGGACACCGCAGCGGATGCGCAAGGCCAAGCCGGCCGACGTGCTGGCCCGGCGCGCGTACGACCGGCAGCGCAAGGCCGGCCTGCTCGGCGGCGTCGGCGACCTGGTCGGCACGCCGTTCAGCCTGCCCTCGACCAAGGCGGCCGCACCGGGGATCGCGCCGGTGGCGCACGTCGGCAAGGTGTTCTTCACCTTCGGCGGCGTCGACTACGTGTGCTCCGGCAACTCGGTCAGCAGCCGCAACCACGACGTGGTCGCCACCGCCGGCCACTGCGTCAACGAGGGTCCCGGCGCCTACGCGTCGCACTGGACCTTCGTCCCCGGTTACGACGACGGCAGCGCGCCGTACGGCAAGTGGACGGCGCGCAGGCTGGTGACGACCAGCCAGTGGGCCAAGAAGGGCGACCTCAACTTCGACACCGGTTTCGCCGTGCTCGCGACGCGGAGCGGCCGGCACATCGGCACGGTGGTCGGCGGCTCCGGCGTGGCGTTCAACCAGCCCAAGGGCCAGACGTACACGCTCTACGGCTATCCGGCGGACAGTCCGTTCGACGGCGAGAAGCTGCAGAAGTGCACCGGCAAGGCGGTCAAGGACTCCTACGGCAGCGCGGACCAGGGCGTCACGTGTGACATGACCGGCGGCTCGTCCGGCGGCCCCTGGCTGGTCGGCAGCGGCTCGCGCGGCACCCAGCAGTCGGTGAACAGCTTCGGCTACGACTCCGACCCGGACCGGATGTACGGACCGTACTGGGGAAGCGCCATCCAGGGCTCGTACAACTCGGCTAGCGCCGGTTGA
- a CDS encoding DivIVA domain-containing protein has protein sequence MQGSDPGERFRRRALRRGYKVDEVDEFLERVDATLVGNPDGPPVTAEEVHNVVFRVRFGGYDEWEVDKHLDRLERQLTEMENQPAAHPAAHPAALPSREMRREPAAARAGALVGGAAAAVATPVGSRAAVPSPSRVGNTRGTSRGGVGMASPTDEASTQFMPAVRPSPYGDPSDGGPPTDEFDTPSEFRDDFPEDDYQEPAQPQGPYQRDYPDQQQGYAAQAGYDQGYQEPYAEQQGYQEPYGQPAYREEPTGAGSYRGAAGYAGGQQQPAEEESWSAQLDRDGRQWETQGWETQGGGSRDPGSWDTGATVMWSNQGAGGAADIPLPGVGSRDGRHGKSEMTAEMPQYGNSSPYTPQDATKVDQLRSTFKQRRFGSGYDVDQVDRLFDGISAVVTGRSGGRIDPEDLVPHFELVQGGYYEDEVDAALGEVRNMLGRRG, from the coding sequence GTGCAGGGATCTGATCCGGGTGAGCGGTTCCGGCGACGTGCGCTGCGCCGGGGCTACAAGGTCGACGAGGTCGACGAGTTTCTCGAACGGGTGGACGCCACCCTGGTGGGAAACCCGGACGGCCCGCCGGTGACCGCGGAGGAAGTCCACAACGTGGTCTTCCGCGTACGGTTCGGCGGCTACGACGAGTGGGAGGTCGACAAGCACCTCGACCGGCTCGAACGTCAGCTCACCGAGATGGAGAACCAGCCGGCGGCGCATCCGGCCGCACACCCAGCCGCGCTGCCGTCCCGGGAGATGCGGCGGGAGCCGGCGGCGGCCAGAGCCGGCGCGCTGGTCGGCGGCGCGGCGGCCGCGGTCGCCACGCCGGTCGGCAGCCGGGCCGCCGTGCCGAGCCCGTCGCGGGTCGGCAACACGCGCGGCACCTCGCGCGGCGGTGTCGGCATGGCGTCGCCGACCGACGAGGCCTCGACGCAGTTCATGCCGGCCGTACGGCCCAGCCCGTACGGTGACCCGTCCGACGGCGGCCCGCCGACCGACGAGTTCGACACGCCGTCGGAGTTCCGCGACGACTTCCCCGAGGACGACTACCAGGAGCCGGCCCAGCCGCAGGGTCCCTACCAGCGCGACTACCCCGACCAGCAGCAGGGCTATGCCGCGCAGGCCGGCTACGACCAGGGCTATCAGGAGCCGTACGCCGAGCAGCAGGGTTACCAGGAGCCGTACGGGCAGCCGGCCTACCGCGAGGAGCCGACCGGAGCGGGTTCCTACCGCGGCGCCGCCGGGTACGCCGGCGGCCAGCAGCAGCCGGCCGAGGAGGAGAGCTGGTCCGCCCAGCTGGACCGCGACGGCCGGCAGTGGGAGACCCAGGGTTGGGAGACACAGGGCGGCGGCAGCCGCGACCCCGGCAGCTGGGACACCGGCGCGACGGTGATGTGGAGCAACCAGGGGGCCGGCGGGGCCGCCGACATCCCGTTGCCCGGCGTCGGCAGCAGGGACGGCCGGCACGGCAAGTCGGAGATGACCGCGGAGATGCCGCAGTACGGCAACTCCTCGCCGTACACGCCGCAGGACGCTACCAAGGTCGACCAGCTGCGTTCCACCTTCAAGCAGCGCCGCTTCGGCTCGGGCTATGACGTCGACCAGGTCGACCGGCTCTTCGACGGCATCAGCGCCGTGGTGACCGGCCGCTCCGGCGGTCGGATCGACCCCGAGGACCTGGTGCCGCACTTCGAGCTGGTGCAGGGTGGCTACTACGAGGACGAGGTCGACGCGGCCCTCGGCGAGGTCCGCAACATGCTCGGCCGCCGCGGCTGA
- a CDS encoding M50 family metallopeptidase: MWAYVLGVVLVAIGILISVCVHEAGHMLTAKMFGMKVTKYFVGFNPKLWSFHRGETEYGIGMLPFGGYCKISGMTPEEEEEMPENEKHRSFIRQPVWKRTIVLVTGSLTHFLIAFVLLWITVGVYGITVQQAPDKAPALVKSVATCVVVQNEVDSSGALRPCKAGDPASPAAAAGLKGGDRILSVNNVATPTYAAFQQALRSAPTTGPVPITYERAGKTVSSKVTLISAQRTPPGAKAGAPAQPTPTIGLYGNLDKTEYYGPIGSAGKAAQITGMVFTGTFAALGTIPQKVPNLIASLTGAHRDMNGPVSVVGVSRLGGEALESQGQQGLPLILSILASLNIFIGIFNLVPLLPMDGGHVVVAWFQRIRSWWANRRGRPDPGAVDYARLMPLTYAVVLVLLVFGVLTIAADIVNPIQIFQ, translated from the coding sequence ATGTGGGCTTATGTACTCGGTGTAGTGCTGGTGGCGATCGGCATCCTGATCTCGGTCTGCGTGCACGAGGCGGGCCACATGCTCACCGCGAAGATGTTCGGGATGAAGGTCACCAAGTACTTCGTCGGCTTCAACCCGAAGCTGTGGTCCTTTCACCGCGGCGAGACCGAGTACGGCATCGGCATGCTGCCGTTCGGCGGCTACTGCAAGATCTCCGGCATGACGCCGGAGGAAGAGGAGGAGATGCCGGAGAACGAGAAGCACCGCTCGTTCATCCGGCAGCCGGTGTGGAAGCGCACCATCGTGCTGGTCACCGGCTCGCTCACCCACTTTCTGATCGCCTTCGTGCTGCTGTGGATCACCGTCGGCGTGTACGGCATCACCGTCCAGCAGGCGCCGGACAAGGCGCCGGCGCTGGTCAAGTCGGTCGCCACCTGCGTCGTGGTCCAGAACGAGGTCGACAGCAGTGGCGCGCTGCGCCCCTGCAAGGCCGGTGACCCGGCCAGCCCGGCGGCCGCGGCCGGGCTGAAGGGCGGTGACCGGATCCTCTCGGTCAACAACGTCGCGACGCCGACGTACGCGGCCTTCCAGCAGGCGCTGCGCAGCGCACCGACCACCGGTCCGGTGCCGATCACGTACGAGCGCGCCGGCAAGACAGTCTCGAGCAAGGTCACGTTGATCAGCGCGCAGCGCACCCCACCTGGCGCCAAGGCCGGCGCGCCGGCGCAGCCGACGCCGACCATCGGCCTCTACGGCAACCTGGACAAGACCGAGTACTACGGCCCCATCGGCAGCGCCGGCAAGGCCGCGCAGATCACCGGCATGGTCTTCACCGGCACGTTCGCCGCGCTCGGCACCATCCCGCAGAAGGTGCCCAACCTGATCGCCTCGCTGACCGGCGCGCACCGCGACATGAACGGCCCGGTCAGCGTGGTCGGCGTGAGCCGGCTCGGCGGCGAGGCGCTGGAGAGCCAGGGCCAGCAGGGCCTGCCGCTGATCCTGTCGATCCTGGCCAGCCTGAACATCTTCATCGGCATCTTCAACCTGGTGCCGCTGCTGCCGATGGACGGCGGCCATGTGGTCGTCGCGTGGTTCCAGCGGATCCGGTCCTGGTGGGCCAACCGGCGCGGCCGGCCGGACCCCGGTGCGGTCGACTACGCCCGGCTGATGCCGCTGACCTACGCCGTGGTGCTCGTGCTCCTGGTGTTCGGCGTACTCACCATCGCCGCCGACATCGTCAACCCGATCCAGATCTTCCAGTAA
- the rlmN gene encoding 23S rRNA (adenine(2503)-C(2))-methyltransferase RlmN, producing MTTLPLLDDLEADVTATGSTEPLTGPGLAGKATRGRPPRHLADLDTAARRAAVAELGFPAYRADQVSRHYFGRLSGDAAAMTDLPAAARETLGAALLPDLLTTVRDIACDDGTTRKTLWRAYDGVLFESVLMRYPDRVTMCVSSQAGCAMGCPFCATGQGGLKRNLSTAEIVEQVVAGARALAAGEVPGGPGRVSNIVFMGMGEPLANYQRVVAAVRRLTEPVPRGLGISARGVTVSTVGLVPAIAKLAAEKLPVTLAVSLHAPDDELRDTLVPINQRWPVDDVLAAAWDYAHSTGRRISIEYAMIAGVNDQPWRADLLARRLAGKLAHVNLIPLNPTPGSEWSASNTGAEREFVRRLRASGVSTTVRDTRGREIDGACGQLAAAEV from the coding sequence ATGACGACGCTGCCCCTCCTGGACGATCTCGAAGCCGACGTGACCGCAACGGGTTCCACCGAGCCGTTGACCGGACCCGGGCTCGCTGGCAAGGCGACCCGAGGCCGTCCGCCACGCCATCTTGCCGACCTGGACACCGCCGCGCGCCGCGCCGCGGTGGCTGAGCTGGGCTTTCCGGCCTACCGCGCCGACCAGGTCTCCCGCCACTACTTCGGCAGGCTCTCCGGCGACGCGGCGGCGATGACCGACCTGCCGGCCGCGGCCCGCGAGACGCTCGGCGCCGCGCTGCTGCCGGACCTGCTGACCACCGTGCGCGACATCGCCTGCGACGACGGCACGACCCGCAAGACGCTCTGGCGCGCGTACGACGGAGTGCTCTTCGAGAGCGTACTTATGCGTTACCCGGATCGTGTCACGATGTGCGTGTCCAGCCAGGCCGGATGTGCTATGGGCTGTCCGTTCTGCGCGACCGGCCAGGGTGGGCTCAAGCGGAACCTCTCGACCGCCGAGATCGTGGAACAGGTTGTGGCGGGAGCGCGCGCTCTGGCCGCCGGCGAGGTGCCCGGCGGTCCGGGCCGGGTCTCCAACATCGTGTTCATGGGCATGGGTGAGCCGCTGGCCAACTACCAGCGGGTCGTCGCCGCCGTGCGTCGGCTGACCGAGCCGGTGCCGCGGGGGCTGGGGATCAGCGCCCGCGGGGTGACGGTGTCCACCGTCGGGCTGGTGCCGGCGATCGCGAAACTGGCCGCCGAGAAGCTGCCGGTGACGCTCGCGGTGAGCCTGCACGCGCCGGACGACGAGCTGCGTGACACGCTCGTACCCATCAACCAGCGGTGGCCTGTTGACGACGTACTGGCGGCGGCGTGGGACTATGCGCATTCGACAGGGAGGCGCATTTCCATCGAGTACGCGATGATCGCGGGAGTGAACGACCAGCCCTGGCGTGCCGATCTGCTGGCCCGCCGGTTGGCTGGGAAGCTCGCGCATGTCAACCTGATACCGCTGAACCCGACGCCGGGCAGCGAGTGGTCGGCGAGCAACACTGGAGCGGAGCGGGAGTTTGTCCGGCGGTTGCGGGCTAGCGGCGTATCGACGACGGTACGAGACACCCGTGGTCGAGAGATCGACGGGGCATGCGGGCAGTTGGCCGCGGCGGAGGTGTGA